A part of Streptomyces sp. NBC_01497 genomic DNA contains:
- a CDS encoding DEAD/DEAH box helicase, with the protein MSTPASHHLSPAFPGRAPWGTANKLRAWQESALSRYLQEQPRDFLAVATPGAGKTTFALTLASWLLHHHVVQQITVVAPTEHLKTQWADAAARIGIKLDPDYSAGPLSKEYDGVAVTYAGVGVRPMLHRNRCEQRKTLVILDEIHHAGDSKSWGEACLEAFEPATRRLALTGTPFRSDTNPIPFVVYEEGNDGIRRSSADYTYGYGNALGDGVVRPVIFLSYSGNMRWRTKAGDEIAARLGEPMTKDATSQAWRTALDPRGEWMPNVLRAADRRLTEVRKGIPDAGGLVIAADQDSARAYAKMVREITGTKATVVLSDEAAASKRIDEFSASEDRWMVAVRMVSEGVDVPRLAVGVYATTISTPLFFAQAVGRFVRSRRRGETASVFLPTIPDLLGFANEMEVERDHVLDKPKKTGEEDPYAESEKEMDDANKQEDEDTGDQDMLPFEALESDAVFDRVLYDGAEFGMQAHPGSEEEQDYLGIPGLLEPDQVQMLLQRRQARQIAHSRKKPDTEADLIELPADRRPVVSHRELLDLRKQLNTMVAAYVHQSGKPHGVIHTELRRVCGGPPSAEATGGQIRERIKKVQEWATRMR; encoded by the coding sequence GTGAGCACTCCCGCCTCCCACCACCTCTCACCCGCCTTCCCCGGCCGGGCCCCCTGGGGCACGGCCAACAAGCTGCGCGCCTGGCAGGAGAGCGCGCTCTCGCGCTACCTCCAGGAACAACCCCGGGACTTCCTCGCGGTAGCGACCCCGGGCGCGGGCAAGACCACGTTCGCGCTGACCCTCGCGTCGTGGCTGCTGCACCACCACGTCGTGCAGCAGATCACGGTCGTCGCCCCCACGGAGCACCTGAAGACCCAGTGGGCTGACGCCGCCGCGCGCATAGGCATCAAGCTGGACCCCGACTACAGCGCGGGCCCGCTCAGCAAGGAGTACGACGGCGTCGCCGTCACGTACGCGGGCGTCGGCGTGCGCCCGATGCTGCACCGCAACCGCTGCGAGCAGCGCAAGACGCTCGTTATCCTCGACGAGATCCACCACGCCGGCGACTCCAAGTCGTGGGGCGAGGCGTGCCTTGAGGCCTTCGAGCCGGCGACCCGCAGGCTCGCGCTGACCGGCACGCCGTTCCGGTCGGACACCAACCCGATCCCGTTCGTCGTGTACGAGGAGGGCAACGACGGCATCCGCCGTTCGTCCGCCGACTACACGTACGGCTACGGCAACGCGCTGGGCGACGGCGTCGTCCGGCCCGTCATCTTCCTCAGCTACAGCGGCAACATGCGCTGGCGTACGAAGGCGGGCGACGAGATCGCGGCACGCCTCGGCGAGCCGATGACGAAGGACGCCACCTCGCAGGCGTGGCGGACGGCGCTCGACCCGCGGGGCGAGTGGATGCCGAACGTCCTGCGTGCCGCCGACCGGCGGCTCACCGAGGTGCGCAAGGGCATCCCCGACGCCGGTGGTCTGGTCATCGCGGCCGATCAGGACTCCGCGCGCGCGTACGCGAAGATGGTCCGCGAGATCACCGGGACGAAGGCCACCGTCGTGCTGTCGGACGAGGCCGCGGCCTCCAAGCGCATCGACGAGTTCAGCGCGAGCGAGGACCGCTGGATGGTCGCCGTGCGCATGGTCTCCGAGGGCGTCGACGTACCGCGTCTCGCCGTCGGTGTGTATGCCACCACCATCTCCACACCGCTGTTCTTCGCGCAGGCCGTGGGCCGTTTCGTACGGTCCAGGCGGCGCGGCGAGACCGCTTCCGTCTTCCTGCCCACCATCCCGGACCTGCTCGGCTTCGCCAACGAGATGGAGGTCGAGCGCGACCACGTGCTCGACAAGCCGAAGAAGACCGGCGAGGAGGACCCGTACGCGGAGTCCGAGAAGGAGATGGACGACGCCAACAAGCAGGAGGACGAGGACACCGGCGACCAGGACATGCTGCCTTTCGAGGCACTGGAGTCCGACGCCGTCTTCGACCGGGTCCTGTACGACGGCGCCGAGTTCGGGATGCAGGCGCACCCCGGCAGTGAGGAGGAGCAGGACTACCTGGGCATCCCGGGCCTGCTGGAGCCGGACCAGGTGCAGATGCTGCTGCAGCGGCGGCAGGCGCGGCAGATCGCGCACAGCCGCAAGAAGCCCGACACGGAGGCCGACCTCATCGAGTTGCCCGCGGATCGGCGCCCGGTGGTCTCCCACCGCGAACTGCTCGATCTGCGGAAGCAGTTGAACACGATGGTCGCGGCCTATGTGCATCAGAGCGGCAAGCCGCACGGCGTCATCCACACCGAACTGCGCCGTGTGTGCGGCGGCCCGCCGAGCGCCGAGGCGACGGGCGGCCAGATCCGGGAGCGGATCAAGAAGGTCCAGGAGTGGGCCACGCGGATGCGTTGA
- a CDS encoding IclR family transcriptional regulator, with protein sequence MTAETSQTLDRGLRVLKLLADTDHGLTVTELSHKLGVNRTVVYRLLTTLEQHALVRRDLGGRARVGLGVLRLGRQVHPLVREAALPALRSLAEDIGATAHLTLVDGAEALAVAVVEPSWTDYHVAYRAGFRHSLDRGAAGKAILAARGAVLTEPRCTLTHGELESGASGAAAPLIGLSGLEGSVGVVMLADAVPERVGARVVDAAREVADALR encoded by the coding sequence GTGACCGCTGAGACTTCTCAGACGCTCGACAGAGGACTGCGGGTCCTGAAACTGCTCGCCGACACGGACCACGGCCTGACCGTCACCGAGTTGTCCCACAAGCTCGGGGTCAACAGGACCGTCGTCTACCGCCTGCTCACCACACTGGAGCAGCACGCACTCGTACGCCGCGACCTCGGCGGCCGGGCCAGGGTCGGCCTCGGTGTGCTGCGGCTCGGCCGGCAAGTGCATCCCCTCGTACGGGAGGCGGCCCTGCCCGCCCTGCGGTCGCTGGCCGAGGACATCGGTGCCACCGCGCACCTCACCCTGGTCGACGGCGCCGAGGCGCTGGCCGTCGCCGTCGTCGAACCGAGCTGGACCGACTACCACGTCGCGTACCGCGCGGGCTTCCGGCATTCGCTCGACCGGGGGGCCGCGGGCAAGGCCATCCTCGCGGCGCGGGGCGCGGTGCTCACCGAGCCGCGCTGCACCCTCACCCATGGCGAGCTGGAGTCGGGCGCCAGTGGTGCGGCGGCCCCGCTGATCGGCCTGAGCGGACTCGAAGGCAGCGTGGGTGTGGTCATGCTTGCCGACGCGGTGCCCGAGCGGGTCGGCGCCCGCGTGGTCGACGCGGCCCGCGAGGTCGCGGACGCGTTGCGCTGA